aaatttttgaagaaaaaaattaagacACCCAAACTCCAAAGAATGTCTTTTTATAACTGATGAtgttttttttatgaatgttttACTTGCTACATGGAGTACTATCATGATCTTACAACAATGGGtgaaataatccaaaacataataaaagatctcaactttttgttaaaaattacaaaataattaaaaaaaccgattttatctatttttaatcgGATTTTTCGATTCAACTTATATATTTAAACCATCGGACAAATCGATTCTCGGTTGAAGCTATCGATTTGATCTTGTACAACCATGCTTAGAGGTATGGTCTTATGATTGATTTATAActgatgatttttttattttatttttatgaatgtttTACTTTCTACTTCAATCATAATTTGAGCTTGCTGTAATTTCTTggtttaatgtaattttttgtcTCATGAATTTGGTAACTAAGTTCACTTTGGTAGCTGCATttgtttttgtccattttgaCGCTTAACATGGCAGCTAAGTCAATTTTGGTCTTTGAACTTGAATTCcattaaattttgattgtgatATTCTAAGATTATTCCACATCATCCAAGTTCAGAAACCAAAATTGACCTAATTGCTAAGTTAAATTAAgggaatatatataaatatatatattaaccattaATTCTTCTTATTCAGGCTCCAACTAGCTTGTGGTGTAATAACAGAGATTGTTGAAGGCGAAACTTTGGTTGATAAGGTAGTTCGATTCCTCTCATCTCATCTGCCTGCgctttaaatcattaaaaaatggcTTCATATTCCAAATTTCCAATATGTTTCCATTTATCAAAGCCCTTCCTTTCCCCTTCTAAGCCCTCTAAGTTTTCATTCTTTCACAACACATCCATCTCTTTCCAAAATATCCCTACTAAATCCCCACCTCCACTTCAATCATCTTCCTCGAGTTCCACCCAGCTCCAGCCCATAGAAGAACTCCCTCCAAAGCTCCAAGAAATAATCAAGCTTTTCCAATCTGTTGAAGAACCCAAAGCCAAGTACGAGCAGCTGATGTTTTATGGAAAAAACTTGAATCCACTTGATACACAGTTCAAAACTAAGGAGAACAAAGTTGAGGGCTGTGTTTCTCAGGTTTGGGTCAGGGCTTATCTCGATAAAGATAAGAATGTTGTTTACCAagctgattctgattctgttttaACTAAAGGGCTTGCTGCTTTGCTTGTTAATGGATTGTCCGGAAGGCCTGTCCAAGAAGTTTTGAGGGTTTCTCCTGATTTTGCAGTGCTCCTTGGGCTGCAACAGAGCTTGACACCTTCAAGGAATAATGGGTTTTTGAACATGTTGAAGTTGATGCAAAGGAAAGCACTTGAACTGCTTATTGAAGCTGAAAAAGGTAGTGAGTCTTCAGGTAATGGTCAGATTGTGAATGATAACAGTGAAAACACAAGTTTAGATTCAAAAGTTGATGAGAATTCAGGTGTTGTAGCTAGTTCTCAAAATGGTAGTGAAGAAAATTCAAGTGGATTGGGAAGTAGAGGGATGAGGATCAAAGAGAAGCTAGAGAGGGAGCTTAGTCCTATTGAGTTGGAAGTAGAGGATGTTTCTTATCAACATGCTGGACATGCTGGTGTGAGGGGCAGTGATGGGGAAACACATTTTAATCTCAGAATTGTGTCCAAAGAATTTGAAGGGAAGAGCTTGGTTAAAAGGCATAGGTTAGTTTATAGTTTGTTGGATGAGGAGTTGCAAAGTGGATTGCACGCCTTGTCTATAGTGGCAAAGACACCATCTGAAGTTGAAGCAAAATGAAGGTATGTTTGTTTCTCATGACTAAtgaaaaatatactttttttaataaattttcatatgcTTTACTTTGTAGGCTTCCTAAAGCTTCTTCTTAATTGAGAAATGAGATGATTGTTCCTTGGATTTTTTATGAATAACTGCCTATTTGGCTGTTCTGTTTGGATAACGTTTCGAATTATTCGATGCCAAGGGTTTTCAGTCATGTTCTTAGTGTCCTTGGTTGGAATTTCATATAAAAGTTTAGGAATTTGATTTGATGTAAATGTGCAACTGTGAGTTGTGTGGGACTTCATGGCCTAATCCTACATGAGAGACTGTCACTAACATGGATATGATAAGtaatggttaaaatatgccataagtctttgtactcttcacaaatttgaaattttgtccttgtacttttatttctaggaatttagtgcctctactttttatatttcaaaattcaagtctaattgttaatattgttaattttttttgtaaaatttgctACTGTGACATTTTGAATAAAAAGTACTTGGTAgtaatataactaaaaaaatgatgttgtaatgaacttgaatttaacaaaataattttaacagtgttaatagttggacttgaattttgaaatctaaaaagtatagggactaaattctaaatttacaaaaattacaaggacttatggcatattttaaccataaGTAATACACCTCTTTGTAGATTCATTCCCTCTGTTTAACTCTTTGAACATTCATACCATGTTAGCAATAAAAGATCATGATATTCTGTTCTATTAATATGTTAAAACATGGTTGTTCACTTGTTCTCTCATTAAATTTAAAGGCTATTTAAACATAATCAAGTTGAAGCAAAATGAAGAGCTGTCTTGGCTAGTGAAAAATATGGTCTTTTATAATACATTTGATATGTTTTACTTTGTAGGGTTTAGAAGGTGCTTAATTGAGACACGGGATTCTTGTTAGTCGGTTGTTtgaataactttaaaaaaaaaaaaaagattattatCAATCATGTTCATGGTTTTTCATATAGAAGCTCAGGGCTATGATTTGAAGTAAATGTGCAGCTGTGAGTTGTATGGACTTCAAGGCCTAATACTGCATGAGGAGCTCTAACTAACATGTATATGATAAATAATACATCTCTTTGTTGATCCTTTCCCTCTATTTTGCTCTTTGTACATTCACGTCATTCTGTTCTATCAAATATGTAAATGAGTGTTCATTATGTTCTATCATTAAATTTCATTGTTAAGGCTGTTGAAACATAATTGGTCATTTATATTGGTGTTACATACTCGTGCATTCTTTCTTCTCTTTGCTAGCAATTTTATTTCAGATTATCGCATGTGAGCTAAACATTTGACTATTACTCTAAttttggtaaaagtaccatagaaaCCCCTATACTAGGAGTTAGATAGCATTTTGCACCTGtattaaaaaaatgggcaaattgaTCCCTgtacgttagattaaagagcaaactggttctttctgttaaaaatttcatccatttctattgttaaaaacttaGGTAGCTAACGGAATAACTAGACAGTTACACATGACATGCCACGTGTACCTTATGTTGATATACAGGaatcagtttttaacaatagaaatagatggaatttttaatagaatgatcagTTTATTCTTTGATCTTATGTGCACAGACTAATTGTccattttttttagtaaaggaggcaaaatggaatttaattcttaatacaagggccttcatggtacttttaccctcCAATTTCTATAATATAGATTATAATTGTAAGTTTACAATGTAAAGTAGGGCATTATTGGTTGTATTGAGAGTTAGATTAGGGGAATTAAAACAATCAGAATGTCTTGGATAAGAGACCAGTGGTGAAAATTGATGCAATGTGTTTATGGCATACTATCAATGTCCCAATGGATGATCCAC
The genomic region above belongs to Gossypium hirsutum isolate 1008001.06 chromosome D05, Gossypium_hirsutum_v2.1, whole genome shotgun sequence and contains:
- the LOC107903406 gene encoding sufE-like protein 1, chloroplastic/mitochondrial → MASYSKFPICFHLSKPFLSPSKPSKFSFFHNTSISFQNIPTKSPPPLQSSSSSSTQLQPIEELPPKLQEIIKLFQSVEEPKAKYEQLMFYGKNLNPLDTQFKTKENKVEGCVSQVWVRAYLDKDKNVVYQADSDSVLTKGLAALLVNGLSGRPVQEVLRVSPDFAVLLGLQQSLTPSRNNGFLNMLKLMQRKALELLIEAEKGSESSGNGQIVNDNSENTSLDSKVDENSGVVASSQNGSEENSSGLGSRGMRIKEKLERELSPIELEVEDVSYQHAGHAGVRGSDGETHFNLRIVSKEFEGKSLVKRHRLVYSLLDEELQSGLHALSIVAKTPSEVEAK